The proteins below come from a single Poecilia reticulata strain Guanapo linkage group LG5, Guppy_female_1.0+MT, whole genome shotgun sequence genomic window:
- the LOC103464977 gene encoding protein unc-119 homolog B-like, protein MSGAKARSDAPVAENVSSGGHGSAAPTRDRKPGGGVLKRLKSRRSQVESRPVTEEELRTKSGHISPEDVLGLRVATRGYLCKPEDNVYNIDFVRFKIRDLETNTVLFEIAKPPHSDDDEEHGEGDGTAGRFVRYQFTPAFLRLRTVGATVEFTVGNRPLNNFRMIERHYFRDHLLKSFDFDFGFCIPSSRNTCEHIYEFPQLSETLVRQMVECPYETRSDSFYFADNRLVMHNKADYAYNGGQ, encoded by the exons ATGAGCGGAGCCAAAGCCCGCAGCGACGCgcctgttgctgaaaatgtctcCAGCGGCGGGCACGGTTCTGCTGCCCCTACGCGGGACCGCAAGCCCGGCGGAGGCGTCTTGAAGAGGCTCAAGTCCCGGCGAAGCCAGGTGGAGAGCAGGCCCGTGACGGAGGAAGAGCTGCGGACGAAGAGTGGGCACATCTCTCCGGAGGATGTTCTGGGACTGCGAGTTGCTACGAGAG GATACCTCTGTAAACCCGAGGACAACGTCTACAACATTGACTTTGTACGTTTTAAAATCAGAGACCTGGAAACCAACACTGTTCTGTTTGAGATTGCCAAACCTCCGCATTCAG ACGACGACGAGGAGCACGGCGAAGGAGACGGCACGGCGGGTCGATTTGTTCGCTACCAGTTTACGCCGGCTTTCCTGCGGCTGAGGACTGTGGGAGCTAC GGTGGAATTCACAGTCGGGAACCGGCCCCTGAACAACTTCCGCATGATCGAGAGGCACTACTTTCGCGATCACCTGCTTAAGAgctttgactttgactttgGCTTCTGCATCCCGAGCAGCCGTAACACCTGTGAACACATCTACGAGTTCCCCCAGCTCTCTGAGACCCTGG TTCGTCAGATGGTGGAGTGTCCTTACGAAACACGGTCGGACAGTTTCTACTTTGCCGACAACCGACTGGTCATGCACAACAAGGCGGACTACGCCTACAATGGAGGACAATGA